Within Mycobacteriales bacterium, the genomic segment CCCAGCGCCGCCTGAACCGCGAGTACTAGACCCGGATCCCGCTAGGACAGGCGGGCGGCCTGCAGGGCGAGGTAGTGCTGCTCCGGGATGCTGGTGGCGCGCTTGGCCGCCCGGCGGTAGGCGGCGATCGCGGCGGCCCGGTCCCCCGACATCTCCAGCAGGTGGGCCCGGACGGCCTCCAGCCGGTGCCCGCGGGTCATCCGGTCGTCCTCGTCCAGCGTGCCGAGCTCGGCCAGCCCGGCCAGCGGCCCGTGCACCATCGCGACCGCGACGGCCCGGTTGAGCGTCAGGACCGGGCCGGGCGAGACCCGCCGCAGCACGTCGTACAGGGCCAGGATCTGGGGCCAGTCGGTGTCGGCCGCCGTCCCGGCCTCGTCGTGCACGGCCGCGATCGCCGCCTGCAGCTGGTACGGCCCGATCGGGCCGCGGCCCAGCGTCCGGCTGATCACCGCGACCCCCTCCGCGATCAGCCCGGCGTCCCAGCGGGAGCGGTCCTGCTCGGCCAGCGGCACCAGCAGCCCGTCGGCGTCGGTCCGGGCCGGCCGCCGGGCCTCGGTCAGCAGCATGAGCGCCAGCAGCCCGGACACCTCGCCATCGGCCGGGACCAGCGTGTGCACGAGCCGGGTCAGCCGGACGGCCTCGGCGGTGAGGTCGGCCCGGTGGGCCTGGTCGCCGGCGGTGATGGCGTACCCCTCGTTGAAGACGAGGTAGAGCGCGTGCAGCACGACCCGCAGCCGGTCCGGGACCTCGGCCGGCGGCGGCAGCGCGAACCGGGAGCCCTGGATGGACTTCTTGGCCCGGCTGATCCGCTGGGCCATGGTCGGCTCCGGCACCAGGAACGCCGCCGCGATCTCGGCCGTGGACAGCCCGCCGACCGCCCGCAGCGTCAGGGCGAGCTGGGCCGGCACCGGCAGCCGCGGGTGGCAGCAGAGGAACAGCAGGGTCAGCGTGTCGTCGGCGTCCTCGGTCGGGCCGGGCTCGACCTCCAGCGCGGCGACCGTCTCCTCCCGCCGCTGCCGGGCGCCCGCGCTGCGCCACTCGTCGACCAGCCGCCGGGACGCGACCGTCACCAGCCAGGACCGCGGGCTCTGCGGCAGGCCGTCCACCGGCCACTGGGTCGCGGCCGCGAGCAGCGCCTCCTGTACGGCGTCCTCGCAGGCGTCGAACCGGTCGTACCTGCGGACCAGGATGCCGAGGACCTGCGGCGCCAGCTCACGCAGCAGGTCCTCGGTGCCCGGCGTCATCTCACGCCACGTCCGGCACGACGCCGACCGGCCGGACCTCGACCACCCTGCTGTACGCGACGATCCGCCCGGCGATCTCCAGGATCCGGGCCTCGTCGGCCACGTCCAGGACCCAGAAACCGATCAGCGACTCCTTCGCCTCGGCGTACGGCCCGTCGGTCGTGACCGCGACGCCGTCGGTGAGCCGGACGATCTTGGCCTTGTCGCCGTCCTGCAGGCCCTCGTTGAACACCATCTCGCCGGCCTCGACGAGCTCCTTGTCCAGGTCCCGCATGAAGGCGATCATCTCGGTGATCCACTCCGGCGACTGCGTCTCCATCATCTCGCCGGCGCTGCCGAACATCATGATCATGTATTTCACGGGGTCGTCTCCCTGCTCGTTCCGGCCTGCGGTCATGAGTGGGTCGGAGCCGCACCGGCCCGCTCGACAGGAGCCGGGGAAGTTTCTCAGCGAACCGGCGCCGCCCGGTCGACCACCGCGCCGGGATCCGGGACGCCGAGGCCGAAGACCGGGCCGGGACCGTCGCCGAGCCGGGTGCCGCAGAAGGCGTCCGCGACCGGGGCGGGGGCGTACCGGACCAGCAGGGAGGCCTGCAGGGCCAGCGCGATCCGGGTCGCCACCAGCCGGGCGGCGGCCTCGTCCGGGCGGCCGGCCAGGTCGGCCCGCAGCTGCTTGGCCGCCGCGTCCAGCCGGGCGTCGCCGCCCGCGGCCGCGTCGACCTCGGCCAGCACGGCCTCGACCGCGGCCGGCTCCCGGGCCAGCGCCCGCAGCACGTCCAGCGCGATGACGTTGCCGGCGCCCTCCCAGATCGAGTTCAGCGGGGACTCCCGGAACAGGCGCGGCAGGCCGGACTCCTCGACGTACCCGTTGCCGCCGAGGCACTCCAGCGCCTCAGCGGCCACCATCGGCGCCCGCTTGCAGACCCAGAACTTGGCCACCGCGGTCGCGAGCCGGCTGAAGTCGTCCTCGCCCGCGTCCACCGCCGCGGCCAGCCGCAGGCCCAGCACGGTCGCCGCCTCCGACTCCAGCGCCAGGTCGGCCAGCACGGACGCCATCAGCGGTTTGTCCCGCAGTACCCCGCCGAACGCCGACCGGTACGTCGTGTGGTGCACGGCCTGCGCCACCGCCGCCCGCATCAGGGCAGCGCTGCCGAGCACGCAGTCCAGCCGGGTCACCCGGACCATCTCCAGGATCGTGCGCAGCCCCTGCCCGGGCGCGCCCACCGCCCAGCCCACCGTGTCCTCGAACTCGACCTCCGAGGACGCGTTGGACCGGTTGCCGAGCTTGTCCTTCAGCCGCTGCAGCCGGAACACGTTCCGCTCGCCGTCCGGCAGCACCCGCGGCACCAGGAAGCAGGTCAGCCCGGCCCCCCCGACCTGGGCCAGCACCAGGAACAGGTCCGACATCGGGGCCGAGCAGAACCACTTGTGGCCGGTCAGCCGCCAGCTCCCGTCCGCACGCGGAACAGCCAGCGTCCGGTTGGCCCGCACGTCCGAGCCGCCCTGCTTCTCCGTCATCCCCATCCCGGCCAGCAGCCCGGGCTTGCCCGCCCGCAGCCCCGGCTCGTACGCCCGGGCGGTCAGGCCGGGCTCGTACGTCGCGGCCAGGACGGGCTCGTGCCGCAGCGCCGGCAGCACCGCGTACGACATGGAGACCGGGCAGCCGTGCCCGGCCTCGACCTGGGACCAGACGTAGAAGCCGGCCGCCCGGGTGGTGTGCGGGGTCGATGCGGCCTCGGCCCAGGGCGCCCCGGCCAGCCCGTGCCCGACGGCCTCGGTGAGCAGGCGGTGGTACGAGGGGTGGAAGTCGACCTCGTCGACGCGGTGGCCGTACCGGTCGTGGGTGCGCAGGACCGGCGGGGACGCGTTGGCCTCGGTGCCCCAGCGCTGGGCCTCGGGCGTGCCGGCCAGCCGGCCCAGCTCCCGCAGGCCCGCGGTCTCCGCGCCGAGCCGGCGGACGGTCTCGGTCAGGGCCAGGTCGCCGCCGTAGACGTCGTGGTCGACCAGCGGCGGCGGCTGGTTGGTCACCTCGTGGGTGCTCGCCATGCTCCAGTCATACCGGAGACCCGCCCACCGAGGGCGCCCGGTCAGCGCCGGCCGCTCAGCCGCCCGCCGGTCAGCGCCCGCCGGTCAGGCCGACGGGTCCGGCGGTCAGGGCCGGCGGTCAGGGCCGGCGGTCACGGCCGGCGGTCACGGCCGGCGGTCACGGCCGGCGGTCACGGCCGGCGGTCACGGCCGGCGGTCACGGCCGGCGGTCACGGCCGGCGGTCACGGCAGGGCGGTCACGGCAGGGCGGTGACCGTGGCGAAGGCCTCGTCGCCGGGCGGGTCGGCCGGCAGCACCCGGACGACCTGGCCCGGGTCGTCCGGTGACCACGTCCCGACCAGCCCGCGGTCGTTGGACCAGACCCCGAGCACCAGCGTCGGCCCGAACCAGCTCACGTCGGCCGACCGCTCGGCCACCGACGCGACGCCGGGGACCGGGGTGACCGCCCGGCTGCGCAGGTCCAGCACCTCGGCGAAGCCGGGCACCACCCGCAGCCGGCCGTCGCGGTACTGCCCGGGCACGCCCAGCGCCAGCCAGTGCCCGTCGGGCGAGAACGCCCCGGTCAGCGGGTTGCCGCTGTCCTTGGGGGTCGCGTAGTCGACCGACCGGCCGTCCACGTACCGGGTCACGGTGACCGGGCATTCGCGGACGCAGCTGACGGAGACGGTCGCGATCGAGTCCGGTCCGCTGGCGACCACGATCGCGCCGACCGCGAGCCGGCGGCGGCTCGCGCCCGTACGCGGGTCGAGCACCCGCAGCTCCGCCACCTGCCGGTCACCGACCTGGCTGACCACGAGCCCGGCGGTGGTGTCCCGCAGCGGGGTCAGCGTCCCGCCGGCGGTCCAGGACAGCCGCGCGGCTCCGGCGGCCGAGCGGAGCGTGACCTTGGTGCTGCCCGGACCGCGGGCGGCCACGTACAGGTCGGTGCCGCGGACGACCGGGACGACCTCGACCTCCGACCCGAGCGGGACCGCGCCGCCGGTCGGGGTGAGCAGCATCGTCCGCTCCCGGCTGGTCCGGGGCGTGGTCACCGTGGCGACCGTGCCGGCCGGCACCGCCTGCAGCGCGGCCCGCTCGCCCGCGTCCAGCCGCAGCCCGGGCACCGGGGCCGAGTGCCCGATCGAAGTGTCGATGATCTGCGGGAAGCGCCCGCTCACCAGCACCCGCAGGCCGTCCGGGCCGCGGGCCTGCTCGCCGTCCAGCCGGGGCAGCCCGGGCGGGGTGCTCGGCGCCGCGGCCGGCGGCGTCGGCCGCTGCACCGGGTCCCGGTGGGTGACGACGTAGCCGAAGAGCACGACGGCGGCGACCCCCAGCGCCAGGACCGACCACCGCTGCATGACATCAGTGTGACCGGAACCGTCGCGGGTCGAACAGGGCGATCGGATGCCGAGTACGCCCGTCCCGGACCAGGTCGGCCAGGATCTCTCCCACCACCGGGACGAACTTGAACCCGTGCCCGGAGAACCCGCAGGCGACGGCGACGTTCGGGAACTCCGGGTGCCGCCCGACCACGAAATGGTGGTCCGGCGTGGTCGTGTAGAGGCAGACCGTCGCGGCGACCGACGGCCCGGTCAGGCCGGGGAAGACCTGCGCGGCCCGCGTCCGCAGCTCCTCGATCTCCGCCGGCCGTACGGTCCGGTCGACGGTGTCCGGGTCGGTCGGCCCGCCGGCCCGGAAGAACGAGATCTTCACCCCGCCGGCCGGGCCGTCGATGGCGGGGAAGCCGTAGACCTGGTCCTCGTCGTCGCCGCAGATGAAGACCGGGTTCCGCTCGTACGGCCCGATCGGGCCGGTCGGGGCGACCCAGTGCATGACCTGCCGCTCCACCACCATCGGCACGTCCAGTCCGGCCAGCGCGGGCGCCCAGGCGCCGGGGGTGAGCACCAGCGCGTCGGCCTCGTACCGGCCGGCGGGGGTGGTGACGACCGCGGGCGGGCCGGCCGACCAGGACAGCACCGGCTCGCCGAAGCGCAGCTCGGCCCCGGCCCGGGCGGCCAGCTCCAGCTGGGCCGCGACGGTGGCCTCGGGACGGGCGTAGCCGGCGCGTTCCTCGTACAGGCCGAGCTCGCCCGGGGCCAGCCGGAAGGCCGGGAAGCGGAGCGCGACGTCGAAGCCGTCGAGCACCTCGTGCGGCAGGTCCCACTGCTCGGCCGCGAGCCGGGAGCCGCCGAAGGTGGGACCGTCCGGGCTTCCGACGTACAGGCCACCGGTGGGGACGAACACATCGGAGCCGCTGTCCGCCATGAGCCGGAACCATTGGTCCCACGCCCTTATCAGCAGTGGTACGTAGGCGGGATCCTCCAGGTATGACTGCCGATAGATCCGGGACCCGCCGTGGCTGGAGCCGAGCGCGTGCGCGGGGCCGAACTGCTCCAGGCCCAGGACACGGGAGCCGCGCCGGGCCAGCTCCAGCGCGGTCGCGCTGCCCATGCCGCCGAGGCCGGCGACGATGACGTCCCAGCTCATCCGCTCGACGGCTCCGGCACGTCCTCGCCCAGCTCCGGCTCGGCCTCGGCCGGCGGGGACGGCGGCAGGCCGACGTCGCGGCGCCAGGCCTCGAAGGCGGCCGCGGTGACCGCCACCCAGGTCAGCCCGAGGATCTCCCCGGCCACCACGTCGGAGAGGAAGTGCACGCCGAGGCCGATCCGGGCGAAGCCGACCGCGAGCGGGACCACGATCGCGACCACCACCGCGACCACCCGCCAGGACCGCCGCAGCAGCGGCATGACCAGCAACAGCAGCACCAGGCTGCCGACGGTCGAGGTCAGCGCGTGCCCGGACGGGAACGACCGGCCCGGCGCGGTCGCGACCGCGTCCACCAGGTCCGGCCGCGTCCGGTCGACGACGATCTTGAGCAGCAGGCCGAGCAGGGCCGCGCCCCAGATCGTGACCAGGGTCCAGGCCGCCAGCCGGAACCGCCGCTGCCACAGCAGCAGCCCGGCGATTACGGTCGTCACCACCCGGAACACGATCGGGTCGAAGACGTCGCTGATCCCCTTGAGCGTGGTGACCAGCCAGCCGTGCCGCAGCGCCACCGCGTGCAGATGCCCGGCCACCGAGGTGTCCAGGCTGATCAGCGGGCTCCAGTGCGCCCGGACCAGCAGGGCCAGCAGCAGGAACGGCACGCCCAGCCCGAGGGCGGCCGCCAGACCGAGCGTCAACCGGACGGCCAGCCGCCGATCCGCCCTTCTCAACACCGTCACGGGTTTTCCGTACCCATCCAGGGCGGGTAGAGACCCGACCATGCCGGAACGGTGGTATCAGCAGGCGGTCGTCTACTGCCTCGACGTCGAGACATTCCAGGACTCCAACGGCGACGGGGTGGGTGACCTGCGCGGGATGACCAGCCGGCTGGACTACCTGGCCCGCCTCGGGGTCACCACGCTGTGGCTCAACCCGATCCACCCCACGCCGGGTCGGGACGACGGCTACGACGTGTCCGACTACTACGGCGTGGACCCGCGGCTGGGCTCGCTCGGCGACTTCGTCGAGCTCGTGCACCAGTGCGAGAACCGGGGCATCCGGCTGATCATCGACCTGGTCGTCAACCACACCTCGGACCAGCACCCCTGGTTCCAGTCCGCCCGCACGAGCGCGGACTCCCAGTACCGGGACTGGTACGTGTGGTCTCAGACCGAGCCGCCCAACGCGGGCGACGGGGTCGTCTTCCCCGGCTACCAGCGCGGCATCTGGTCCTACGACAAGGTCGCCAAGCTCTGGTATCACCACCGCTTCTACGACTTCCAGCCCGACCTCAACTGGAACAACCCCGAGGTCCGGGAGGAGATCGGCCGGGTCGTCTCGTTCTGGCTGCAGCTCGGGGTCAGCGGCTTCCGGATGGACGGCGCGCCGTTCGTCATCGAGGAGGTCCACCCGGACACCGCGGACCGGACCATGCACTACGAGTGGCTCAACGACCTGCGCGACCACATCGCCTGGCGACGCGGCGACGCGGTCGTGCTGGCCGAGGCGAACGTGCCCCGCGAGCAGATCCTCGAGTTCTTCGGCCCGCGCGGCGACCGGCTGCCGATGATGTTCAACTTCGCCGAGAACCAGCAGATCTTCCTGGCGCTGGCCCGGGAGACCGCGGTGCCGGTGCAGACGGCGATCCAGTCCTCGCCGGCGATCCCGCCCTCGACCAGCTGGGCCACGTTCCTGCGCAACCACGACGAGATCGACCTGTCCGGGCTGCGGGAGAGCGAGCGCGCGGACGTGTTCGCGAAGTTCGGCCCCGAGAAGGAGATGCAGCTCTACGGCCGCGGCATCCGGCGCCGGCTGGCCACCATGCTGGGCGGCGACCAGCGCCGGATCCGGCTCGCGTACGTGCTGCAGTTCTCGCTGCCCGGCACCCCCGTGGTCCGGTACGGCGAGGAGATCGGGATGGGCGAGGACCTGTCCCTGCAGCAGCGGGACGCGATCCGGACGCCGATGCAGTGGGCCGACTCGCCGCAGGCCGGCTTCAGCACGAACGCGGAGACGGTCCGGCCGGTCATCAGCAAGGGCGACTTCGGCTACCCCGAGGTCAACGTGCGGGACCAGACCGCCGACCCCGCCTCGCTGCTGTCCTGGTTCCAGCGGCTGCTGCCGGTACTGCGGGACTGCCCGGAGTTCGGCATCGGCACCTGCACCGTGCTCGACACCAAGGACGACCGGGTCCTCGGGCTGCGGTACGAGTGCCCGACCGGCGCCGTCCTCGCCGTGCTCAACCTCTCCACCGCCAAGGTGACGGTCGACCTGAAACCGCAGCCGGGGATCGAGGACGGCTTCCCGGTCGACGTGTTCGCCGACCGGGCGTACCCGGACCCGGGCGACCTGAGCGAGCTCCAGCTGGACGGGTCCGGATACCGATGGCTCCGCCTGGCCCGTACGGTCGGGGCGTGAGCTCGGAGGCCTTCTATGTCCCGATAGGTCCGGGAACCTTCCGGCCGACGCCGCACACGGTCGGGCCCTGGGCCGCGACCGACCAGCACGGCGGGCCGCCGTCCGCCTTGCTGGTCCGGGCGCTGGAGCAGGTCTTGCCGCCCGAGGGTGGGTGGCTGGCGCGGATCTCCGTCGACCTGCTCGGCGCGGTGCCGGTGCAGGAGCTGACCGTGACCGCGTCGGTGGTCCGGCCGGGGCGGTCGGTCCAGCTCGCGGTGGCGACGCTCGCCGCCGGCGGCCGGGACGTGGCCCGGGCCACGGGCTGGTGGCACCGGTTCGGCGACACCATCGCGGTGGCCGCGTACGGGTCGGCGCCGGAGCTGCCGGACCAGCCCGACCCGGTCGACCAGCGCTGGCCCGGCGGCTACCTGCAGGCGATGGAGTGGCGCCGGGTGAAGGGCGACTTCGCCGAGCCCGGGCCGGCGGTGATCTGGTCCCGGATGCGACTGCCGCTGGTCGAGGGTGCGGAGCCGTCCCCGACCCAGCGGCTGCTGGTCAGCGCCGACTCCGGCAACGGGGCGGCCTCGGCGCTGGACCTGGACTCCTGGCTCTACGTCAACACCGAGCTGACCGTGCACGTCCTGCGCCCGCCGGCCGGCGAGTGGATCTGCCTGGACGCGGCCACCACCATCGGCCCGACCGGCGGCGGGTACGCGATCACGACGCTGTCCGATGTGGACGGTGAGGTCGGCCGCGGGGCGCAGGCGCTGATCGTGCGGCCGCGCTAGTCCTTGGCGCGGATCACCAGCGTGGAGAGGATCTTGTCGTCCAGGCACTGGTTCTTCTCGTCCCAGAGCGGCCAGAGGTAGTCCAGGATGATGTAGAACGGCACGATCCCGAGCACGCCGCGCAGCACCAGCCGGCCGATGCCGGTCCCGCCGCCGGGCGGCTGCCCGGTCGACTCCCGGACGAGCTTGATCCCGACGATCTGCTTGCCCCAGGACCAGCCCTTCGAGCCCTGCCGCCAGCCCTGGTTCCAGATCTGCACGACGAACCCGGCGATCAGAACGATGATGCCGAAGGCGAGCAGCCCGCCGTTGATGTTCTCGACGCTGGTGGTCCCGTCCAGGTTCGTCGTGGTGTCGGCGGTGCCGACGGCGACGCCGAGCAGGATGCCGCCGGGCACGTACAGCAACAGCGAGAACAGCCAGTCCAGCAGGAACGCGCCGACCCGGGCGCCCCAGGACGCGTAGGTCACGGCCGGGGCGCCGTAGCCGGGCGGGGCGCTTCCCCACTGGGGCGAGGCGTACTGGCCGCCGTACTGCTGGGCGTAGCCGGGCTGCTGACCGTAGGCCGGCTGCCCGTAGGCCGGCTGCCCGTATCCCGGCTGCTGCTGCTGCCCGTACGGCGGGGCAGCGGCGTAGCCGGGCTGCTGCCCGTACCCGCCCTGCTGGGTCTGATCTCCGTAGGCCGGCTGCTGACCCGAGGTCGGCCCGCCGTACGCCGGCTGCTGACCCGAGGTCGGCCCGCCGTAGGCCGGCTGCTGGCCGGACGTCGGCCCGCCGTACGGCGGCTGGCCGGAGGCGGGCTGCTGACCCGACGGCGTCGGCTCCCCGTACGGCGGCTGGGCCGCCTGCTGGCCGGACGGGGTGCTCTGGTCCGACCAGGGCGGCGGCGGCGCGGGCGGCAAGGAACCCTGCCCGTACTGATCGCGGTAACCGTCCCCGTACCCGCTGCCCTCGCTCATGGCCGGACCGTACCGTTCCCTGGTCGCAGCGAGGGGCAAGACGGTCAGGTCCGATGACCGCCAGGAATTGTCGTACCCGGGTGGCACGGTAGGACCGTGCTGGCCGACGAGGAGACCCGCTACCGGGCCGTGCAGAGCCGCGATCCGCGGTTCGACGGCTGGTTCGTCACCGCCGTCACCTCGACCGGGATCTACTGCCGTCCGTCCTGCCCGGCGATGACCCCGCGCCGGGAGAACGTGCGGTTCTACCCCGGCGCCGCCGCGGCCCAGCAAGCCGGCTTCCGTTCCTGCAAGCGATGCCGGCCGGACGCGACGCCGGGCTCGCCGGAGTGGAACCTGCGGGCCGACCTGGTCGGCCGGGCGATGCGGCTGATCGGCGACGGCGTGGTCGACCGCGAGGGTGTGGCCGGGCTGGCCGGCCGGCTCGGCTACAGCGAGCGTCACCTGCACCGGCAACTGGTCGCCGAGGTCGGCGCCGGCCCGGTCGCGGTGGCCCGGGCCCAGCGCGCGCAGACCGCCCGGGTGCTGCTGGAGACGACCGCGCTGCCGATCACCGCGGTCGCGTTCGCGGCCGGGTTCGCCAGCGTCCGCCAGTTCAACGACACGGTCCGGGCCGTCTTCGCGGTCACCCCGACCGAGCTGCGCCGCTCCCGCCGGGGCCCGGACGAGCGGGTCGCGGGCGCGATCGTGCTGCGCCTGCCCTACCGGGCGCCGATCGACGTGGACGCGCTGCTGCGCTTCCTCGGCGCCCGCGCGGTGCCCGGCGTGGAGGACTGGTCCGGCGGCGTCTACACCCGCTCGCTGAGCCTGCCCCGCGGGCCCGCGATCGCCGCGCTGTCCGCCGGCGCCGGATACGTGCGCTGCGAGCTGCGGCTGACCGACCTGCGCGACCTGGCCGCGGCCGTGCAGCGCTGCCGCCGGCTGCTCGACCTCGACGCCGACCCGGCCGCGGTGCAGGCCGCGCTCGGCCGCGACCCGCTGCTCGGCCCGCTGGTGGACAAGGCGCCCGGGCTGCGGGTGCCGGGGCACGTCGACGGGGCCGAGATGGCGATCCGCGCGGTGCTCGGCCAGCAGGTCTCGGTCCAGGCCGGGACCAAGCTCGCCGCCCGCCTCACCGAGCGGTACGGCGCGGCCGTCCCGGTGCCGCACGGCCCGATCACCCGGCTGTTCCCGACCCCGGCGGCGCTGCGGGAGGCGGAGATCGGGATGCCGCTGTCCCGGCTCCGGGCGCTGCGGGCGCTGGCCACCGCCCTCGACGACCGCCGCCTGGAGCTGCACCCGGGCGTCGACCGCGAGCGCACCGAGGCCGCGCTGCTGGCGCTGCCCGGGATCGGCCCCTGGACCGCGTCCTACCTGGCGCTGCGGACGCTGCGCGACCCGGACGTGTTCCTGCCGACCGACGTCGGCGTCCGGCACGCGCTGACCCGCCTCGGCGTGCCGAGCGACCCGGCCGCCGCGGCCGCCCGGGCCGAGGCCTGGCGCCCCTGGCGGTCGTACGCGTTGCTCCAGCTCTGGCACTCCCTCGACCGGAAGGACGTCTGATGTTCTGGACCGTGGTCGACTCCCCGATCGACTCGCTGTTGCTGGTCGGGGACGAGACCGGCCTGCGCCAGCTCTGGATGGAGCCGCACGAGCCGCCCGCCGACGCCGAGCGGGACGACGCCGCGCTGGCCCCGGTCGCCGCTCAGCTGGTGGACTACTTCGCCGGTCGCCGGACCCGGTTCGAGCTGGCCCTGTCGCCGCAGGGCACGCCGTTCCAGCAGAAGGTCTGGATGGCGCTGCGGGAGATCCCGTACGGCCGGACCACGACGTACGGGGAGATCGCCACCGATCTGGGGCAGCCGACCGCGTCCCGGGCGGTCGGGCTGGCCAACGGCCGCAACCCGCTCGCGGTCATCGTGCCCTGCCACCGGGTGATCGGCGCGAACGGGTCGTTGACCGGCTTCGGGGGCGGTCTCCCGCGCAAACGCTGGCTGCTCGACCACGAGCGGACGGTGCTGGGCGAGAAGGGGCCGCAACCGTCCGGGCTCTGGTGAGAAGGCCGTTCTGTCCGATCGGTCGCTAAGACCTCACGGATTGACCCTAAACTCGCGCACATGCCCGAGG encodes:
- a CDS encoding RDD family protein, producing the protein MSEGSGYGDGYRDQYGQGSLPPAPPPPWSDQSTPSGQQAAQPPYGEPTPSGQQPASGQPPYGGPTSGQQPAYGGPTSGQQPAYGGPTSGQQPAYGDQTQQGGYGQQPGYAAAPPYGQQQQPGYGQPAYGQPAYGQQPGYAQQYGGQYASPQWGSAPPGYGAPAVTYASWGARVGAFLLDWLFSLLLYVPGGILLGVAVGTADTTTNLDGTTSVENINGGLLAFGIIVLIAGFVVQIWNQGWRQGSKGWSWGKQIVGIKLVRESTGQPPGGGTGIGRLVLRGVLGIVPFYIILDYLWPLWDEKNQCLDDKILSTLVIRAKD
- the solA gene encoding N-methyl-L-tryptophan oxidase produces the protein MSWDVIVAGLGGMGSATALELARRGSRVLGLEQFGPAHALGSSHGGSRIYRQSYLEDPAYVPLLIRAWDQWFRLMADSGSDVFVPTGGLYVGSPDGPTFGGSRLAAEQWDLPHEVLDGFDVALRFPAFRLAPGELGLYEERAGYARPEATVAAQLELAARAGAELRFGEPVLSWSAGPPAVVTTPAGRYEADALVLTPGAWAPALAGLDVPMVVERQVMHWVAPTGPIGPYERNPVFICGDDEDQVYGFPAIDGPAGGVKISFFRAGGPTDPDTVDRTVRPAEIEELRTRAAQVFPGLTGPSVAATVCLYTTTPDHHFVVGRHPEFPNVAVACGFSGHGFKFVPVVGEILADLVRDGRTRHPIALFDPRRFRSH
- a CDS encoding methylated-DNA--[protein]-cysteine S-methyltransferase; translated protein: MFWTVVDSPIDSLLLVGDETGLRQLWMEPHEPPADAERDDAALAPVAAQLVDYFAGRRTRFELALSPQGTPFQQKVWMALREIPYGRTTTYGEIATDLGQPTASRAVGLANGRNPLAVIVPCHRVIGANGSLTGFGGGLPRKRWLLDHERTVLGEKGPQPSGLW
- a CDS encoding phosphatase PAP2 family protein: MTVLRRADRRLAVRLTLGLAAALGLGVPFLLLALLVRAHWSPLISLDTSVAGHLHAVALRHGWLVTTLKGISDVFDPIVFRVVTTVIAGLLLWQRRFRLAAWTLVTIWGAALLGLLLKIVVDRTRPDLVDAVATAPGRSFPSGHALTSTVGSLVLLLLVMPLLRRSWRVVAVVVAIVVPLAVGFARIGLGVHFLSDVVAGEILGLTWVAVTAAAFEAWRRDVGLPPSPPAEAEPELGEDVPEPSSG
- a CDS encoding AlkA N-terminal domain-containing protein, with translation MLADEETRYRAVQSRDPRFDGWFVTAVTSTGIYCRPSCPAMTPRRENVRFYPGAAAAQQAGFRSCKRCRPDATPGSPEWNLRADLVGRAMRLIGDGVVDREGVAGLAGRLGYSERHLHRQLVAEVGAGPVAVARAQRAQTARVLLETTALPITAVAFAAGFASVRQFNDTVRAVFAVTPTELRRSRRGPDERVAGAIVLRLPYRAPIDVDALLRFLGARAVPGVEDWSGGVYTRSLSLPRGPAIAALSAGAGYVRCELRLTDLRDLAAAVQRCRRLLDLDADPAAVQAALGRDPLLGPLVDKAPGLRVPGHVDGAEMAIRAVLGQQVSVQAGTKLAARLTERYGAAVPVPHGPITRLFPTPAALREAEIGMPLSRLRALRALATALDDRRLELHPGVDRERTEAALLALPGIGPWTASYLALRTLRDPDVFLPTDVGVRHALTRLGVPSDPAAAAARAEAWRPWRSYALLQLWHSLDRKDV
- a CDS encoding acyl-CoA dehydrogenase family protein; translation: MASTHEVTNQPPPLVDHDVYGGDLALTETVRRLGAETAGLRELGRLAGTPEAQRWGTEANASPPVLRTHDRYGHRVDEVDFHPSYHRLLTEAVGHGLAGAPWAEAASTPHTTRAAGFYVWSQVEAGHGCPVSMSYAVLPALRHEPVLAATYEPGLTARAYEPGLRAGKPGLLAGMGMTEKQGGSDVRANRTLAVPRADGSWRLTGHKWFCSAPMSDLFLVLAQVGGAGLTCFLVPRVLPDGERNVFRLQRLKDKLGNRSNASSEVEFEDTVGWAVGAPGQGLRTILEMVRVTRLDCVLGSAALMRAAVAQAVHHTTYRSAFGGVLRDKPLMASVLADLALESEAATVLGLRLAAAVDAGEDDFSRLATAVAKFWVCKRAPMVAAEALECLGGNGYVEESGLPRLFRESPLNSIWEGAGNVIALDVLRALAREPAAVEAVLAEVDAAAGGDARLDAAAKQLRADLAGRPDEAAARLVATRIALALQASLLVRYAPAPVADAFCGTRLGDGPGPVFGLGVPDPGAVVDRAAPVR
- a CDS encoding sigma-70 family RNA polymerase sigma factor; amino-acid sequence: MTPGTEDLLRELAPQVLGILVRRYDRFDACEDAVQEALLAAATQWPVDGLPQSPRSWLVTVASRRLVDEWRSAGARQRREETVAALEVEPGPTEDADDTLTLLFLCCHPRLPVPAQLALTLRAVGGLSTAEIAAAFLVPEPTMAQRISRAKKSIQGSRFALPPPAEVPDRLRVVLHALYLVFNEGYAITAGDQAHRADLTAEAVRLTRLVHTLVPADGEVSGLLALMLLTEARRPARTDADGLLVPLAEQDRSRWDAGLIAEGVAVISRTLGRGPIGPYQLQAAIAAVHDEAGTAADTDWPQILALYDVLRRVSPGPVLTLNRAVAVAMVHGPLAGLAELGTLDEDDRMTRGHRLEAVRAHLLEMSGDRAAAIAAYRRAAKRATSIPEQHYLALQAARLS
- a CDS encoding thioesterase family protein, whose amino-acid sequence is MSSEAFYVPIGPGTFRPTPHTVGPWAATDQHGGPPSALLVRALEQVLPPEGGWLARISVDLLGAVPVQELTVTASVVRPGRSVQLAVATLAAGGRDVARATGWWHRFGDTIAVAAYGSAPELPDQPDPVDQRWPGGYLQAMEWRRVKGDFAEPGPAVIWSRMRLPLVEGAEPSPTQRLLVSADSGNGAASALDLDSWLYVNTELTVHVLRPPAGEWICLDAATTIGPTGGGYAITTLSDVDGEVGRGAQALIVRPR
- a CDS encoding YciI family protein — translated: MIMMFGSAGEMMETQSPEWITEMIAFMRDLDKELVEAGEMVFNEGLQDGDKAKIVRLTDGVAVTTDGPYAEAKESLIGFWVLDVADEARILEIAGRIVAYSRVVEVRPVGVVPDVA
- a CDS encoding alpha-amylase family protein, which codes for MPERWYQQAVVYCLDVETFQDSNGDGVGDLRGMTSRLDYLARLGVTTLWLNPIHPTPGRDDGYDVSDYYGVDPRLGSLGDFVELVHQCENRGIRLIIDLVVNHTSDQHPWFQSARTSADSQYRDWYVWSQTEPPNAGDGVVFPGYQRGIWSYDKVAKLWYHHRFYDFQPDLNWNNPEVREEIGRVVSFWLQLGVSGFRMDGAPFVIEEVHPDTADRTMHYEWLNDLRDHIAWRRGDAVVLAEANVPREQILEFFGPRGDRLPMMFNFAENQQIFLALARETAVPVQTAIQSSPAIPPSTSWATFLRNHDEIDLSGLRESERADVFAKFGPEKEMQLYGRGIRRRLATMLGGDQRRIRLAYVLQFSLPGTPVVRYGEEIGMGEDLSLQQRDAIRTPMQWADSPQAGFSTNAETVRPVISKGDFGYPEVNVRDQTADPASLLSWFQRLLPVLRDCPEFGIGTCTVLDTKDDRVLGLRYECPTGAVLAVLNLSTAKVTVDLKPQPGIEDGFPVDVFADRAYPDPGDLSELQLDGSGYRWLRLARTVGA